One Perognathus longimembris pacificus isolate PPM17 chromosome 2, ASM2315922v1, whole genome shotgun sequence DNA segment encodes these proteins:
- the Anxa7 gene encoding annexin A7 isoform X2: MSYPGYPPTGYPPFPGYPPAGQESFPPPGQYPYPSGFPPMGGGAYPPAPSGSYPGAGGYPSPGGYPAPGGYPGAPQPGGAPSYPGGQGFGTPPAGAGFSGYPQSPSQSYGGGPSQIPLPGGFPGGQLPSQYPGGQAPYPSQPAAMTQGTQGTIRPAANFDPMRDAEVLRKAMKGFGTDEQAIVDVVANRSNDQRQKIKAAFKTMYGKDLIKDLKSELSGNMEELILALFMPPTYYDAWSLRNAMQGAGTQERVLIEILCTRTNQEIQEIVRCYQSEFGRDLEKDIRSDTSGHFERLLVSMCQGNRDESQSINHQMAQEDAQRLYQAGEGRLGTDESCFNMVLATRSFPQLRATMEAYSRMANRDLLSSVGHEFSGYVESGLKTILQCALSRPAFFAERLYYSMKGAGTDDSTLVRIVVTRSEIDLVQIKQMFTQMYQKTLATMIASDTSGDYRKLLLAIVGQ; encoded by the exons ATGTCATACCCAGGCTATCCCCCTACGGGCTACCCACCTTTCCCCGGATATCCT cCTGCAGGTCAGGAGTCTTTTCCCCCTCCAGGTCAGTATCCCTATCCCAGTGGCTTCCCTCCAATGGGAGGAGGTGCTTACCCACCAGCTCCAAGTGGCAGCTACCCAGGAGCTGGAGGCTACCCCTCTCCTGGAGGCTATCCAGCCCCTGGAGGCTATCCTGGTGCCCCACAGCCAGGGGGAGCTCCATCCTATCCTGGAG GACAAGGCTTTGGAACCCCACCAGCTGGAGCAGGCTTTTCTGGCTATCCACAGTCGCCTTCACAGTCCTATGGTGGAGGACCATCTCAGATCCCACTACCTG GGGGCTTTCCTGGAGGACAGTTGCCTTCTCAGTATCCTGGAGGACAAGCTCCTTATCCTAGTCAG CCTGCTGCGATGACTCAGGGCACTCAAGGTACAATCCGACCAGCTGCCAACTTCGATCCTATGAGAGACGCAGAAGTTCTCCGTAAGGCAATGAAAGGATTTG GGACTGATGAACAAGCGATTGTGGATGTTGTGGCCAATCGATCCAATGATCAGAGACAAAAAATTAAAGCAGCTTTTAAAACCATGTATGGcaag GATTTAATCAAAGATCTCAAGTCCGAATTGAGTGGCAATATGGAAGAACTAATCCTTGCCTTGTTCATGCCTCCCACATATTATGATGCCTGGAGTTTACGGAATGCAATGCAG gGAGCAGGAACTCAGGAGCGTGTTTTGATTGAGATTTTGTGTACAAGAACAAATCAAGAAATTCAAGAAATTGTCAGGTGTTATCAATCAGAATTTGGCCGAGACCTTGAAAAGGACATTAGATCAGATACATCAGGGCATTTTGAACGCTTACTTGTATCCATGTGCCAG GGAAATCGTGATGAGAGTCAGAGCATAAACCACCAAATGGCTCAGGAGGATGCTCAGCGTCTCTATCAAGCTGGTGAGGGAAGACTAGGAACAGATGAATCCTGCTTTAATATGGTCCTTGCCACGAGAAGCTTTCCTCAGCTGAGAGCTACTATGGAGGCTTATTCCAGG ATGGCTAATCGAGACTTGTTAAGCAGCGTGGGCCATGAATTTTCCGGATATGTTGAAAGTGGTTTGAAGACCATCT TGCAATGTGCCCTGAGTCGCCCCGCCTTCTTTGCTGAGCGCCTCTACTATTCCATGAAAGGTGCTGGCACAGATGACTCTACCTTGGTCAGGATTGTGGTCACTCGCAGTGAG ATTGACCTTGTACAAATAAAACAGATGTTCACTCAGATGTATCAGAAGACCCTGGCCACTATGATTGCAAGTGATACAAGTGGAGATTACCGGAAGCTCCTTCTGGCTATTGTGGGCCAGTAG
- the Anxa7 gene encoding annexin A7 isoform X1, whose protein sequence is MSYPGYPPTGYPPFPGYPPAGQESFPPPGQYPYPSGFPPMGGGAYPPAPSGSYPGAGGYPSPGGYPAPGGYPGAPQPGGAPSYPGGQGFGTPPAGAGFSGYPQSPSQSYGGGPSQIPLPGGFPGGQLPSQYPGGQAPYPSQISTESFSSYPVFSPVSLDYSSEPAAMTQGTQGTIRPAANFDPMRDAEVLRKAMKGFGTDEQAIVDVVANRSNDQRQKIKAAFKTMYGKDLIKDLKSELSGNMEELILALFMPPTYYDAWSLRNAMQGAGTQERVLIEILCTRTNQEIQEIVRCYQSEFGRDLEKDIRSDTSGHFERLLVSMCQGNRDESQSINHQMAQEDAQRLYQAGEGRLGTDESCFNMVLATRSFPQLRATMEAYSRMANRDLLSSVGHEFSGYVESGLKTILQCALSRPAFFAERLYYSMKGAGTDDSTLVRIVVTRSEIDLVQIKQMFTQMYQKTLATMIASDTSGDYRKLLLAIVGQ, encoded by the exons ATGTCATACCCAGGCTATCCCCCTACGGGCTACCCACCTTTCCCCGGATATCCT cCTGCAGGTCAGGAGTCTTTTCCCCCTCCAGGTCAGTATCCCTATCCCAGTGGCTTCCCTCCAATGGGAGGAGGTGCTTACCCACCAGCTCCAAGTGGCAGCTACCCAGGAGCTGGAGGCTACCCCTCTCCTGGAGGCTATCCAGCCCCTGGAGGCTATCCTGGTGCCCCACAGCCAGGGGGAGCTCCATCCTATCCTGGAG GACAAGGCTTTGGAACCCCACCAGCTGGAGCAGGCTTTTCTGGCTATCCACAGTCGCCTTCACAGTCCTATGGTGGAGGACCATCTCAGATCCCACTACCTG GGGGCTTTCCTGGAGGACAGTTGCCTTCTCAGTATCCTGGAGGACAAGCTCCTTATCCTAGTCAG ATCAGTACAGAATCCTTTTCTTCCTATCCTGTTTTCTCTCCTGTTTCTTTGGATTATAGCAGTGAA CCTGCTGCGATGACTCAGGGCACTCAAGGTACAATCCGACCAGCTGCCAACTTCGATCCTATGAGAGACGCAGAAGTTCTCCGTAAGGCAATGAAAGGATTTG GGACTGATGAACAAGCGATTGTGGATGTTGTGGCCAATCGATCCAATGATCAGAGACAAAAAATTAAAGCAGCTTTTAAAACCATGTATGGcaag GATTTAATCAAAGATCTCAAGTCCGAATTGAGTGGCAATATGGAAGAACTAATCCTTGCCTTGTTCATGCCTCCCACATATTATGATGCCTGGAGTTTACGGAATGCAATGCAG gGAGCAGGAACTCAGGAGCGTGTTTTGATTGAGATTTTGTGTACAAGAACAAATCAAGAAATTCAAGAAATTGTCAGGTGTTATCAATCAGAATTTGGCCGAGACCTTGAAAAGGACATTAGATCAGATACATCAGGGCATTTTGAACGCTTACTTGTATCCATGTGCCAG GGAAATCGTGATGAGAGTCAGAGCATAAACCACCAAATGGCTCAGGAGGATGCTCAGCGTCTCTATCAAGCTGGTGAGGGAAGACTAGGAACAGATGAATCCTGCTTTAATATGGTCCTTGCCACGAGAAGCTTTCCTCAGCTGAGAGCTACTATGGAGGCTTATTCCAGG ATGGCTAATCGAGACTTGTTAAGCAGCGTGGGCCATGAATTTTCCGGATATGTTGAAAGTGGTTTGAAGACCATCT TGCAATGTGCCCTGAGTCGCCCCGCCTTCTTTGCTGAGCGCCTCTACTATTCCATGAAAGGTGCTGGCACAGATGACTCTACCTTGGTCAGGATTGTGGTCACTCGCAGTGAG ATTGACCTTGTACAAATAAAACAGATGTTCACTCAGATGTATCAGAAGACCCTGGCCACTATGATTGCAAGTGATACAAGTGGAGATTACCGGAAGCTCCTTCTGGCTATTGTGGGCCAGTAG